A genome region from Arachidicoccus soli includes the following:
- the hemB gene encoding porphobilinogen synthase translates to MFLQRRNRITRRSAAIRSLVAETVLTPNDFILPIFIDEGENIKYEIPSMPGYFRYSLDNTVKEVKELWKMGIKSVLLFVKCDDKVKDNTGKESWNKNGLMQRSISAIKDAVPEMVVMTDVALDPYSEYGHDGIVDIASGYILNDETVDALTLMSLSHAEAGADFIAPSDMMDGRIGAFRKALEENNFSNVGIMSYSAKYASCFYGPFRDALDSAPGFGDKKTYQMNYANRIEAINETLQDVEQGADIVMVKPAMAYLDIIREVKNAVTIPVSAYHVSGEYAMIKAAAKMGWLDEDKLILESLTSIKRAGADLIATYFAKDAVKLLG, encoded by the coding sequence ATGTTCTTACAAAGAAGAAACCGTATCACACGCCGTAGCGCTGCTATCAGAAGTTTAGTAGCCGAAACGGTTTTAACCCCTAATGACTTTATATTGCCCATTTTTATCGACGAAGGCGAAAATATAAAATATGAAATTCCTTCCATGCCCGGTTATTTTCGATACTCATTAGACAATACCGTAAAAGAAGTAAAAGAGTTGTGGAAGATGGGCATTAAATCTGTTTTGCTTTTTGTAAAATGCGACGACAAGGTAAAAGATAATACCGGCAAAGAAAGTTGGAATAAAAACGGCTTAATGCAACGCAGCATCAGCGCCATTAAAGATGCCGTTCCGGAAATGGTGGTTATGACAGATGTTGCCTTAGATCCATATTCAGAATATGGTCATGACGGCATTGTGGATATAGCATCCGGTTATATCTTAAATGATGAAACTGTAGATGCGCTTACATTAATGAGCCTTTCTCATGCCGAAGCAGGTGCAGACTTTATTGCACCCAGCGATATGATGGATGGTCGCATTGGTGCATTCCGCAAGGCTTTGGAAGAGAATAACTTTTCCAATGTAGGCATTATGAGTTACAGCGCTAAATATGCAAGTTGTTTTTATGGTCCTTTTCGTGATGCATTGGATAGCGCACCCGGTTTTGGCGACAAGAAAACTTATCAAATGAACTATGCCAATCGAATAGAAGCCATCAATGAAACACTGCAAGACGTGGAACAAGGTGCAGATATTGTAATGGTGAAACCTGCAATGGCATATCTAGACATTATCCGAGAGGTAAAAAACGCTGTTACAATCCCGGTAAGCGCCTATCATGTGAGCGGAGAATATGCCATGATTAAAGCTGCCGCGAAAATGGGTTGGTTGGATGAAGATAAACTAATCCTGGAATCTCTCACATCCATTAAGCGGGCTGGTGCGGATTTAATTGCTACTTATTTTGCAAAAGATGCAGTAAAATTGTTAGGTTAA
- the gcvT gene encoding glycine cleavage system aminomethyltransferase GcvT yields MKNTPFTEKHLALGAKMAEFAGYNMPISYTGINDEHFAVRNNAGIFDVSHMGEFILKGENALDLIQRVTSNDASKLVNGQAQYSCLTNNNGGIIDDLLIYCIEQNQTYMLVVNASNIEKDWNWIVAHNTANVEAHNISDKTCLLAIQGPNACKILEALTTTNLQNLKYYTFEKNTFAGVENVLISATGYTGAGGIEIYFEDKNDDANKIWDAIFEAGKTSNIKPCGLGARDTLRLEMGYCLYGNDIDDTTSPLEAGLGWITKLKKTTPFTSQEKLAGQKAAGITRKLIGFEMLERGIPRHDYKIVDAEGKEIGKVTSGTQAPSLNKAIGLGYVTLENASVDTEIFINIRDKNIKAKVVKIPFE; encoded by the coding sequence ATGAAAAACACTCCTTTTACAGAAAAACATCTGGCGCTTGGCGCGAAAATGGCAGAATTTGCCGGATACAACATGCCTATCAGTTATACAGGCATCAATGATGAACACTTTGCGGTGCGCAACAATGCTGGCATATTTGACGTAAGCCACATGGGTGAATTTATTTTGAAGGGAGAAAACGCTTTAGACTTGATTCAACGCGTTACTTCTAACGATGCTTCAAAGCTGGTCAACGGACAAGCCCAATACAGTTGTCTTACCAATAATAATGGCGGCATTATCGATGACTTGTTGATTTATTGTATTGAGCAGAACCAAACATATATGCTGGTGGTAAATGCTTCCAATATTGAGAAAGACTGGAACTGGATTGTTGCGCACAATACCGCGAATGTAGAAGCACATAATATAAGTGACAAAACTTGTTTATTGGCTATACAGGGCCCGAATGCATGTAAAATATTAGAAGCATTAACTACTACCAATTTGCAAAACTTAAAGTATTATACTTTCGAAAAAAATACTTTTGCTGGCGTAGAAAATGTTTTGATAAGTGCAACAGGATATACGGGAGCCGGAGGTATTGAAATATATTTTGAAGATAAAAATGATGACGCCAATAAGATATGGGATGCCATTTTTGAAGCGGGCAAAACATCAAATATCAAACCTTGTGGTTTGGGCGCAAGAGACACACTTCGTTTAGAAATGGGTTATTGTTTATATGGCAATGATATTGACGATACAACATCTCCTCTTGAAGCCGGTCTTGGATGGATTACAAAATTGAAAAAGACTACGCCTTTCACCTCCCAAGAAAAGTTGGCTGGACAAAAAGCAGCTGGCATTACGCGTAAATTGATTGGCTTCGAAATGTTGGAGCGCGGTATTCCACGACACGATTACAAAATTGTAGATGCAGAAGGAAAAGAAATAGGAAAAGTCACTAGTGGCACGCAAGCCCCTTCATTAAATAAAGCAATCGGATTGGGGTATGTAACCTTAGAAAACGCAAGTGTTGATACTGAAATCTTTATCAACATACGTGATAAAAACATAAAAGCGAAAGTGGTTAAAATTCCTTTTGAATAA
- a CDS encoding lipid-binding protein, whose protein sequence is MKLNTIKKILFLIIGGFIFLSSCQKSVAPGDTSAVKVANDWWCRLLDNNGNELAPYAPFETYNTSANKDSIWVDDEGNLYNFKAKAKFSTDGTFETAGSSDAYYHGTSSAPATVIITNGKVMVNAAKSKTGITVDSIYMKVIFSDDPSTTYIIEGKAKTGFDADNY, encoded by the coding sequence ATGAAACTAAATACCATTAAGAAAATACTCTTTTTAATAATAGGGGGCTTTATTTTTCTTTCTTCATGTCAGAAATCTGTTGCACCTGGGGATACAAGCGCTGTAAAGGTTGCTAATGATTGGTGGTGTAGGTTATTAGATAACAATGGGAATGAATTGGCGCCTTATGCCCCTTTTGAAACCTATAATACTTCGGCTAATAAAGATTCTATATGGGTCGATGATGAAGGGAATTTATATAACTTTAAAGCTAAAGCAAAATTCTCAACGGACGGAACTTTTGAAACGGCTGGATCTAGCGATGCATATTACCACGGCACGTCAAGTGCACCGGCTACTGTAATAATTACTAATGGCAAAGTCATGGTTAATGCTGCGAAATCTAAGACCGGGATTACAGTAGATAGTATATATATGAAGGTTATATTTTCCGATGACCCTAGTACAACATATATTATTGAAGGAAAAGCAAAAACAGGTTTTGATGCTGATAATTATTAA
- a CDS encoding uroporphyrinogen-III synthase, whose translation MKKEIEILSTRPLDFELVNSAKANDIAITSIEFIKTIPLESNLITEEIDKFSKLNIAVIFTSANAVKAVFSKIESTPNWTFYCISGKTMEELVKYVPSSTILDTAENGALLAEKIIAHNYIKECLFFCGDKRMNTMPTSLLNKGIQLTELVVYQTVLTPQKLKRSFDGILFFSPTAVNSFFSLNNVSEKTALFSIGETTTKALKEFSKNEIITSTFPSAKQLINLVKQHYFKNQLSD comes from the coding sequence TTGAAAAAAGAAATTGAAATATTATCTACACGTCCGCTCGATTTTGAATTAGTCAATTCAGCAAAAGCCAATGATATAGCAATAACTTCAATTGAATTTATTAAAACTATTCCTCTTGAAAGTAATCTCATTACAGAAGAAATAGATAAGTTTTCGAAACTAAATATCGCAGTAATTTTTACTAGCGCAAATGCTGTAAAAGCCGTTTTTTCAAAAATTGAATCCACTCCAAACTGGACTTTTTATTGTATTTCTGGAAAAACAATGGAAGAATTAGTTAAATATGTTCCTTCCTCAACTATCCTTGATACTGCAGAGAACGGGGCTTTATTGGCAGAAAAAATAATAGCTCATAACTACATAAAAGAATGCCTTTTTTTTTGCGGCGATAAAAGAATGAATACAATGCCTACTTCTTTGCTGAATAAAGGAATTCAATTAACAGAGTTGGTGGTTTATCAAACGGTTCTAACCCCCCAAAAACTAAAAAGAAGCTTCGACGGAATTCTATTTTTTAGCCCAACAGCAGTAAACAGTTTCTTTTCTTTAAACAATGTTTCAGAAAAAACAGCGCTTTTTTCTATTGGAGAAACAACTACAAAGGCCTTAAAAGAATTCTCTAAAAATGAAATTATTACCAGTACTTTCCCTAGCGCAAAGCAATTAATAAATTTGGTAAAACAACATTATTTTAAAAATCAACTATCCGATTAA
- the hemC gene encoding hydroxymethylbilane synthase has translation MTERILRIGTRDSKLALWQAKKVQDLLTIKGFYSDLIPVKSEGDLDLVTPLYAMGVQGVFTKTLDAYLLSNKIDIAVHSMKDVPTQLAQGIQQAAVLERANYKDLFVYKENRIYKSYFTSNIDERKTLQGIVATGSVRRKAQLLHRFPGLTIENLRGNVQTRMKKLHDNHWDAAIFAAAGLERIGERPENAVEIDWMLPAPAQGAIMVVCKTEDKDCFEKITLLNHQETAACVKIERDFLKTLMGGCSTPISALAEIKDTHMVFKGNILSLDGKEMLEIEKRVSLSNMDDLGVSAANELLQNGAMKIVEDIRKSL, from the coding sequence ATGACAGAGCGAATTTTAAGAATTGGTACACGCGACAGCAAACTTGCACTTTGGCAAGCAAAAAAGGTTCAAGATTTATTGACAATAAAGGGCTTCTATTCTGATTTAATACCTGTAAAAAGCGAAGGAGATTTAGATTTAGTAACACCACTTTACGCAATGGGAGTTCAAGGCGTTTTTACAAAGACATTAGATGCTTATTTGTTAAGTAATAAAATTGATATTGCTGTGCATTCCATGAAAGATGTTCCCACTCAATTGGCGCAGGGAATTCAACAAGCAGCGGTATTAGAAAGAGCCAATTATAAAGACTTATTTGTTTATAAAGAAAATCGTATTTATAAAAGCTATTTTACTTCAAATATTGATGAGCGAAAAACCTTGCAAGGGATCGTTGCTACAGGTTCGGTAAGACGAAAAGCTCAGCTGCTTCACCGTTTTCCAGGTTTAACAATTGAGAATTTACGTGGCAATGTGCAAACGCGAATGAAGAAACTGCACGATAATCATTGGGATGCGGCCATTTTCGCAGCAGCAGGTTTAGAAAGAATTGGAGAACGGCCTGAGAATGCTGTAGAAATAGATTGGATGTTACCAGCACCGGCACAAGGGGCTATTATGGTTGTTTGCAAGACAGAAGATAAAGATTGTTTTGAAAAAATAACGCTATTAAATCATCAGGAAACTGCTGCTTGTGTAAAAATAGAGCGCGACTTTCTGAAAACATTAATGGGCGGATGTTCCACTCCCATAAGTGCCTTAGCTGAAATCAAAGACACTCATATGGTTTTCAAAGGGAATATTTTGTCTTTAGATGGAAAAGAAATGTTAGAGATTGAAAAAAGGGTCTCTCTCTCAAATATGGACGACTTGGGGGTTTCGGCAGCGAATGAATTGCTACAAAATGGCGCGATGAAAATTGTTGAAGACATAAGAAAGTCCCTCTAA
- a CDS encoding DUF6922 domain-containing protein — MNNIKDKPILHPRIFWDVAFDKLDYDKKAGFIIERVFERGDVEDIRQCRRYYGDKKVKEVLLKAKYLPERRIYLASAIIDEPINHFLCYMHRQLNPKLYPY; from the coding sequence ATGAACAACATAAAGGATAAACCAATTTTGCATCCGCGTATTTTTTGGGATGTCGCTTTTGATAAGCTTGATTATGATAAGAAAGCCGGCTTTATAATCGAGCGTGTTTTTGAACGAGGCGATGTTGAAGATATTCGCCAATGCAGACGTTATTATGGCGACAAAAAAGTGAAAGAGGTATTGCTGAAGGCGAAATATTTACCCGAAAGAAGGATATATTTGGCATCTGCAATTATTGATGAGCCTATTAACCATTTTTTATGCTACATGCACAGACAGTTGAACCCAAAACTTTATCCGTATTAA
- the hemF gene encoding oxygen-dependent coproporphyrinogen oxidase: MSIYKTETHAFRECWIEYILNLQQEICAGLEKIDGKAHFITDDWERAEGRGGGGKTRVITNGEVFEKGGVNSSVVYGKVSDKMRKQLGLDGEKWFACGLSLVIHPFNPFVPTVHANWRYFELYDENDNVIDQWFGGGSDLTPYYLFEEDAVHFHQTFKNAMQPFGEDLYPKYKKWCDEYFTNVHRENEMRGIGGVFYDHLKPSPDMDLEQLFQFQQANGNSFLNAYLPIVEKRKSYPFAPENKYWQEIRRGRYVEFNLIHDRGTLFGLKTNGRTESILMSLPPTVRFDYNYQPKEESEEAKLLEACKHPREWI, translated from the coding sequence ATGAGTATTTATAAAACAGAAACGCACGCCTTTCGTGAATGTTGGATTGAATATATTTTAAACCTTCAACAAGAGATTTGTGCGGGTCTTGAAAAAATAGATGGCAAGGCTCATTTCATCACCGATGATTGGGAGCGCGCTGAAGGTCGCGGGGGTGGAGGAAAAACCCGGGTAATCACTAATGGTGAAGTGTTTGAAAAAGGTGGCGTAAACAGTTCTGTTGTTTATGGAAAAGTTTCGGATAAAATGCGCAAACAATTGGGGCTCGATGGAGAAAAATGGTTTGCTTGTGGGTTGAGTTTAGTCATTCATCCTTTCAATCCATTTGTACCAACTGTGCATGCCAACTGGCGTTATTTTGAGTTGTATGACGAAAATGACAATGTGATTGACCAATGGTTTGGTGGCGGCTCAGACCTTACGCCTTATTATTTGTTTGAAGAAGATGCAGTTCATTTTCATCAAACATTTAAAAATGCCATGCAACCTTTTGGAGAAGATTTATATCCAAAATACAAAAAATGGTGCGATGAATATTTTACCAACGTACATCGCGAGAATGAAATGCGTGGTATCGGCGGTGTTTTTTACGATCACCTGAAACCTTCTCCAGATATGGACTTGGAGCAACTTTTTCAATTTCAACAGGCCAATGGCAATAGTTTTTTAAACGCTTATTTACCCATTGTTGAAAAAAGAAAATCATATCCTTTTGCACCAGAGAATAAGTATTGGCAAGAGATAAGGAGAGGTCGATATGTAGAATTTAATTTAATTCACGACCGAGGTACTTTGTTTGGGTTAAAAACCAATGGTCGTACCGAAAGTATTTTGATGAGTTTACCGCCGACCGTTCGTTTCGATTATAACTATCAACCAAAAGAAGAAAGTGAGGAAGCAAAGTTGTTGGAAGCATGCAAGCATCCAAGAGAATGGATATAA
- the hemA gene encoding glutamyl-tRNA reductase, whose protein sequence is MITAAENKMEIQQFHIAGINYKKTDVTIRGKFALNETQYLSLLQKSAQQNIKNVFVLSTCNRTEIYGIASSAKELSNLLCSETKGNLEIFEDLCYIKQGKDAVEHLFSVASGLDSQILGDYEIVGQLKNAIKFAKQNGSLGAFTERLSNTVFESSKAIKNKTFFSGGTVSVAFAAIQFLRLHRHYAPSQKVALIGTGKIGKNTCKNLIDYLGFTDITLLNRSDEKAEEIAQELGVKFAAFSTYKEEVKKADIIIVATNAPEPILSKEDFDKDSRKILLDLSIPSNIHTNLKTLSNKILVNVDDLSKMNDETLKMRECEIPKVKSIIKEYMDEFYDWYKMRKNAPIIRAAKKTLTDINLCPWFQSLQPETLATEEQQAVAVQKAVKQLAVKLRSQQQTVGCSYIETLHDFIAHHPIKQ, encoded by the coding sequence ATGATAACGGCGGCAGAAAATAAAATGGAAATTCAACAGTTTCATATAGCAGGTATCAACTATAAAAAGACAGATGTAACCATTCGGGGTAAATTTGCTTTAAACGAAACACAATACTTATCTCTATTACAAAAATCTGCTCAGCAAAATATTAAAAATGTTTTTGTACTCTCTACTTGCAATCGTACTGAAATATATGGCATTGCGTCTTCTGCAAAAGAACTAAGTAATTTGCTTTGTAGTGAAACCAAGGGCAATCTGGAAATATTTGAAGATCTATGCTATATAAAGCAAGGCAAAGATGCTGTTGAACATCTATTTTCCGTTGCTTCCGGTTTAGATTCACAAATATTAGGTGATTATGAAATTGTGGGTCAATTAAAAAACGCTATAAAATTTGCAAAACAGAACGGCAGTTTAGGCGCTTTTACAGAACGTCTTTCAAATACAGTATTTGAATCTTCCAAGGCCATCAAAAATAAAACATTTTTTAGTGGCGGAACCGTTTCGGTAGCATTTGCCGCTATTCAATTTTTACGCTTACACCGCCATTATGCCCCATCTCAAAAAGTGGCTCTTATTGGTACGGGTAAAATAGGAAAAAATACTTGTAAAAATCTTATTGATTATTTAGGCTTTACCGATATCACATTATTAAATAGAAGTGATGAAAAAGCAGAAGAAATCGCACAGGAACTAGGCGTAAAATTTGCTGCTTTTAGCACTTATAAAGAAGAAGTAAAAAAAGCAGACATTATTATTGTCGCAACCAACGCACCGGAACCCATTCTTTCAAAAGAGGATTTTGATAAAGATTCGAGAAAAATTCTTCTTGACCTGTCCATTCCAAGCAACATCCATACAAACCTGAAAACTTTATCCAACAAAATATTGGTCAATGTTGACGATCTTTCTAAAATGAATGACGAAACGCTGAAAATGCGAGAATGTGAAATTCCTAAAGTGAAAAGTATCATTAAAGAATATATGGATGAGTTTTATGATTGGTACAAAATGCGCAAAAATGCTCCAATTATTCGCGCTGCCAAAAAAACTTTAACCGATATTAACCTTTGCCCTTGGTTTCAATCGTTACAGCCCGAAACCTTAGCTACTGAAGAGCAACAAGCAGTAGCCGTGCAAAAAGCGGTAAAACAATTAGCGGTAAAACTACGTAGCCAACAACAAACGGTTGGTTGTTCTTATATCGAAACGCTGCACGATTTTATTGCACACCACCCCATAAAGCAATAA
- a CDS encoding septal ring lytic transglycosylase RlpA family protein, translating to MAKAVYIFLLLGLCITLFSCATYIKETGKASYYAGKFIGRKTANGETFRKRKLTAASKTLPFGTRVKVTNLSNGRSVKVRINDRGPFVKGRIIDLSWKAAKRIDMLNAGVVPVQLKYKKTK from the coding sequence ATGGCCAAAGCAGTTTACATATTTTTATTATTGGGACTTTGCATCACCTTATTTTCTTGTGCGACTTATATAAAAGAAACCGGCAAAGCTTCTTATTATGCAGGAAAATTTATTGGACGGAAAACCGCTAATGGCGAGACTTTTAGAAAAAGAAAATTAACCGCCGCCAGCAAAACCTTACCTTTTGGCACCCGCGTGAAAGTCACCAACCTATCCAATGGACGCTCTGTAAAAGTCCGGATCAACGATCGCGGACCATTTGTAAAAGGAAGAATTATTGATTTAAGTTGGAAGGCTGCCAAACGTATCGATATGCTCAATGCAGGCGTAGTACCCGTGCAGTTAAAATACAAAAAAACAAAATAA
- a CDS encoding nucleotidyl transferase AbiEii/AbiGii toxin family protein has protein sequence MKKLQKFYLVGGTALTLKYGHRISIDLGFFSNEKFDHSIIINALEKEFSHQLAVESQTTKWGIFCFIENIKVDIVYYPHPIIKVPETIDNIRFYSAEDILAMKINAILGRGKKKDFYDLDELLNHFELNDAIKFHQQKFPSQNLLITIPQAISYFEDAEESESPVSLKNQTWESVKENIQKEVRDFLS, from the coding sequence ATGAAGAAACTACAAAAATTTTACCTTGTAGGCGGAACCGCTTTAACCTTAAAATATGGTCACAGAATTTCAATAGACTTAGGTTTTTTTAGTAACGAGAAGTTCGACCATTCTATTATAATCAATGCTCTAGAAAAGGAGTTTTCCCACCAATTGGCAGTAGAAAGTCAAACTACCAAATGGGGCATATTTTGCTTTATTGAAAACATTAAAGTAGATATTGTATATTATCCGCATCCAATAATTAAAGTACCCGAAACGATTGACAATATTAGGTTTTATAGCGCAGAAGATATCCTCGCAATGAAAATTAATGCAATATTGGGCAGAGGGAAAAAGAAAGATTTTTACGACTTGGACGAATTATTAAATCATTTTGAATTAAATGATGCAATTAAATTTCACCAACAAAAATTCCCTTCTCAAAACCTACTCATAACTATTCCGCAAGCTATCAGCTATTTTGAAGATGCCGAAGAAAGTGAAAGTCCTGTGAGTCTAAAAAATCAAACTTGGGAAAGTGTAAAAGAAAATATTCAAAAAGAGGTAAGGGATTTCCTTTCTTAA
- the hemE gene encoding uroporphyrinogen decarboxylase, which translates to MKQDSNIKNDLFLKALRGENTKRTPVWMMRQAGRYLPEYIKIREKYSFFERCQTPELACEITLQPVDIIGVDAAILFSDILVVPQAMGLEVQLIEKQGPLLPNPIKTDVDLNRVRVPNVEETLGYVFDAIKLIKQELNGRVPLIGFAGAPWTLLCYMVQGKGSKTFDEAKAFCYQNPPLAHQLLQMITDTTIAYLKAQVAAGADTVQIFDSWGGLWSKQDFEIFSLQYIRQIVAALKDEVPVIVFAKGAWHSLGEMAQTGANGLGIDWCIEPEMARKFAGDNITLQGNFDPAKLLSPIPEIKKEVTKMLRAFGPNRHIANLGHGILPNVAVDHARVFVDTVKEFSFN; encoded by the coding sequence ATGAAACAAGACAGTAATATAAAAAACGACCTCTTTTTAAAAGCTCTTCGTGGTGAAAACACCAAACGCACACCCGTATGGATGATGCGACAAGCGGGTAGGTATTTGCCGGAATACATTAAAATACGTGAAAAATATTCCTTCTTCGAAAGATGTCAAACTCCCGAGTTGGCATGTGAAATCACTTTACAACCGGTGGATATTATAGGTGTAGATGCAGCAATTTTGTTTTCCGATATTTTAGTCGTGCCACAAGCAATGGGCTTAGAAGTGCAGTTGATAGAAAAACAAGGACCCCTATTGCCCAATCCAATAAAAACAGATGTAGATTTAAACAGGGTGCGGGTTCCAAATGTAGAGGAAACTTTAGGCTATGTTTTTGATGCGATAAAATTAATAAAACAAGAATTAAATGGTCGTGTGCCATTAATTGGCTTTGCCGGTGCTCCCTGGACTTTGCTTTGCTATATGGTGCAAGGAAAGGGTTCCAAAACTTTTGATGAAGCCAAAGCATTTTGTTACCAAAATCCACCGTTAGCACATCAGCTTTTGCAAATGATCACCGATACAACGATTGCTTATTTAAAAGCACAGGTTGCAGCCGGAGCAGACACGGTACAGATATTCGATAGTTGGGGTGGGCTTTGGAGTAAACAAGATTTTGAGATTTTCTCTTTACAATATATTCGACAAATTGTTGCGGCTCTTAAAGACGAGGTTCCCGTGATTGTTTTTGCAAAAGGCGCCTGGCACTCTTTAGGTGAAATGGCTCAAACCGGTGCAAATGGCTTGGGAATTGATTGGTGTATTGAGCCGGAAATGGCGCGCAAATTTGCTGGAGACAATATCACCTTGCAAGGAAATTTTGATCCGGCCAAATTACTTTCTCCTATTCCTGAAATAAAAAAAGAGGTAACAAAAATGTTGCGTGCATTTGGCCCAAATAGACATATTGCCAATCTTGGACACGGCATTCTACCCAATGTTGCAGTAGATCATGCAAGAGTCTTTGTAGATACAGTAAAAGAGTTTTCATTTAATTAA
- a CDS encoding cell division ATP-binding protein FtsE, with the protein MSKSVISISNANIYQGSNLILQDVNFKIDKGEFVYLVGKTGSGKTSLLKTLYGELSLREGQANVADFEIKGMTWKDVPFLRRNIGIVFQDFHLLSDRNVYENLRFVLRATGWKEKHLIDEKINDALEKVGLKNKGFKMPHEMSGGEQQRVDIARALLNSPKLILADEPTGNLDPETSNGIMQLLLSISKDMGTTVLMATHDYVVINRYPSRILKTENGKVLDSDVVLANG; encoded by the coding sequence ATGTCTAAATCAGTAATATCAATATCCAACGCGAATATTTATCAAGGCAGTAACCTAATTCTCCAAGATGTTAATTTTAAAATTGATAAGGGGGAGTTTGTTTATTTAGTTGGGAAAACCGGGTCCGGAAAGACGAGCCTGCTAAAGACATTGTATGGCGAACTGTCTTTAAGAGAAGGCCAAGCTAATGTCGCAGACTTTGAAATAAAAGGAATGACATGGAAAGACGTACCATTTCTAAGACGCAATATAGGTATAGTATTTCAGGATTTCCATTTATTAAGTGACAGGAATGTATATGAGAATTTGCGTTTTGTACTTAGGGCTACCGGTTGGAAAGAAAAACATTTGATTGATGAAAAAATTAATGATGCTCTTGAAAAAGTTGGCCTAAAAAACAAAGGGTTTAAAATGCCTCATGAGATGAGTGGCGGAGAGCAGCAACGTGTGGATATTGCGCGTGCATTGCTTAATTCGCCCAAACTTATCTTAGCAGATGAACCTACAGGCAATCTTGACCCAGAGACAAGTAATGGTATAATGCAACTGCTTTTGAGCATCAGTAAAGATATGGGCACTACAGTATTGATGGCCACGCACGATTATGTAGTTATCAATCGCTACCCATCCAGGATTTTAAAAACTGAAAATGGTAAGGTATTAGATAGTGATGTTGTTTTGGCAAATGGATAA